The sequence below is a genomic window from Bactrocera neohumeralis isolate Rockhampton chromosome 4, APGP_CSIRO_Bneo_wtdbg2-racon-allhic-juicebox.fasta_v2, whole genome shotgun sequence.
tgctacATTAAGATGTCTTTTGCATATCCTTTATTTAATCCTGTGACACATGATATTTAGCACAGAATTATCCATTCAAAATACTCTCCGCCTTTCATTTTGAGTAATTTTCAAATTACCCAATATTTCTATTGACAaggaacaataaaaaaagacaGCACTTAACTAGTTATGCCTTGAGCGAAGTACAATGTTATGGACACACCTACTTCTATATTTTGCTGACATATCCAAATATTTGTagcataataatattattacattCTTCGAGTGTGTTCAAGGTAAGGAATTATAGGAACTGCATAACCCTAGCATTACGTCGAAAGTAGAGGCGTTTTTTGAGGGTTTTGTTGTTTAATGACCTTGCTGACAAGAGGTGGTGCTTAAGTTCATAGAAATAGCACTTAATCCGCAGtattgtgtatatttatgtaaaccTTTTGTTACAACTCATATGAAAAGGTGAGTGCAGCTTAACCAGTGCCTAAAGCAGACCATATCGTTTTCGTTAAGAATTACGTTTAATGTCATAAGAGTGGGCTCTAATGTACTGAAATGGGGagaataacataaaatattttcaaatattttataataatagcaTTTTCTAGTAACTAAGGCCTACCTAGAGTGATACAGGCTTCGAGATTCCATACAGCTTAAATATTTTGTCTCTTCCAAACTATCGCTACATCCAAGAATGGGTTTAAGCTTTCTATAAACAGCAATTATAGTAGATTATCCATATCTCGGGTTGTATAAATGTGATATGATTACACAATATGACATTAAAAAGAGGCGATTTCGTGCTAAAAATACATCTTTAACAGTTCTATGATTGCTTGACTGAGTATTATTATTTCAGCATGCGTCCAAAATGCACTTCAGCAAAGACAATTTATGCTATAGCTTAAATTTTTCGAAGAGAAAGCTAAACATTGCAGAAAAAACCTTtggaatcatttaaatatataagtttGGATACAAAAAGGCGCTCGTCGGTCAAGCCAGTATTGACGATCTGGAAGGTTTTGCTATGAGTTTGGTAGGATCGGTAGATAGCATCGAATAAGAAGATCCTCTACTAATTCAGATACGTACTGTCAACACTGAACCGTCTGAAGGGAGCAAAAGCAGGAGAATTGTGTTCCAACGAAAGACTACTTAGATCGATAGTGGCCTGCCAGGAGCTCCGAAAGTTTAGTTGAGAGGTTCTTATGCATTCACTTTATAGTACGGTCATCGCGTCAAGTAATACCTACCTATTCTTATTAATGGTGAAGGATTTTTCTGATGAAGTATTCGCCTAAATAAAAGCTTCCGAATACCGACTGTCCACACTTTTATACTGTGATTGAAAATATGTTGAAGATATCGACGAATTAttagtttgtattttttattagcaGGAAATTGGACTATACTATAACCTTTAGTTTagtttataccgcatatatcgataTTAGAGTCagccaaatatataaatatgtataacgaCTGAGGTTATGTCATCCATAACAAAGATAAGAAAAAAACCATAACTTCGTTTGTCataatacctttcaaaaatataaaagtttatagACAAGAACTTGAGAACTTGGTCAGCaagttttaaggggttacatgagtttcctCGAGTAACAACAAggtatttttcaactttttttctcataaaaaaaatgaaatattttattaatatttttttttgctacaaacatacaataacaacaaaaaaattctgaaatttttggaaaaaatatttgaaacacgGCCATTGTGACACCATTTCCGGTGACACCTCTTATAAATATACGTCCGCGTTGTCAAGATAAGTCCTCATGCGatattttaaagtgaaaaaatacttcTTTAAGTTAAAAAGGTagtagaacttggacgaagataAACTGGAAATCAGATGAttgatttgaaaaaatgaaaatttcagcgaaaatatcgcgatattttttttttttaattttttttgtaatggaAACAAAATCCTTCGTCCTTCATCCATGCCTTtcagaattgtatctcaaagacttgtgttatctttcatgaaaatcggttgagtagttctcgagaaatcttgccaaccatCTTCAAAACATAGTTTCGGGGAAAATCCGTTTAAAAATGACGCACTTAGCCTAACTAGCCTCgagtgcacaagttctcaaggctgtatcttcgaaactattactcggatcaacttgaaaacttaGGTCAaaattctagaggtgttgtagattttaataagacaatacaaaaagtcgtttttttaatacttggagcatttatttctttaactaaattacatattaaagtcaaacaataattatatattacttAACTGTAGAACAAGAAAACTaaacattaatacataaattatataaaatactacACTAATATAGTATAATTAGATTATATTTCCTTAACATATAATAATATCAACCGAGCTCACAACTAATTTGTCTTCAAAGTATTTCTTTTGTGTTTCATCACAACTTGTCCTTACATCCACACTTTTTTTAAACGTATTAAAACTattaattatacaagtatataataaaaatatatagcaaaacTCATAAATGACATAAAATGCTCTTACAAATCCAGCAATAAACTAAAATCATATATAATTCACATATAAGGCAAGAATATGGAACATAAACGTGCTCGCAACTAATCCGCCTTGAAAGTGAGTATCTTTCTCTCCCCGTTATTCTTCATCGTTTTCCTTACTCCTTctctttttttgtaataaacttaATTATAAAATCACTAATTATGAATAATATAACTATCgagtaagaaaattttaaataaatatataatttaccaTATATGAAATATCTTATCAATAGACAAATCAAAGATCACTTGTCACAACGTATAAATCAACtaattatatctacatatatgtacatacatacatgtgtaacaTAAACCATCTTtagataacataaaataaaatataaaaccgattccttataaataaatttaacatataatTTGTGGCTACCGAGCCACCGTGGCTTCTATTCTTGCTTCCGCTTaagtttttttatcttctttgtGCTATCCGAACATTTTGCGGTGATTACGGTGCGAACATTCTTTTCAGTGAAATCTGTGCGCGATGTAATACAATGTATGACATCTGAAACTTTGTCCGGATCTAGTTGTCCCTTAAGAGGACGTTCACGACCCTTAAATGCTGGTGAGGGCTTACCGCTGAGTGTATTTCTCGCCAAGACCTCTTCCGTGAAGACCAAACAAAGCAAGCTGCGCGTGGCCACGGTCGGCTCCTTAAATGATATGTCTTGGAAAACTCTGGTGGATACCGTTGTGCCATTCGGACCAATCACTGTGTACTCACAGTCGTCAGTAGGGGGCAAATTTGGTATTTGCATAGGCAATGAACTTGTCACGGGTGGTGGGGGGTTAAATGTTGGTGCACCTGTGCTGTGTGCAGGGGGTGCTATGCCGCTAGAACTACTTGCCGCGGTTGGTGGGGGGTTAAATGTTGGTGTACCTGTGCTGTGTGCAGGGGGTGCTGTGACGCTAGAACTACTTGTAGTGGGCAAATTTGGTATTCGCATAGGCAATGAACTTGCCACGGGTGGTGGGGGGTTAAATGTTGGTGTACCTGTGCTGTGTGCAGGGGGTGCTATGACGCTGGAACTACTTGTAGTGGGCAAATTTGGTATTCGCATAGGCAATGAACTTGCCGCGGTTGGTGGGGGGTTAAATGTTGGTGTACCTGTGCTGTGTGCAGGGGGTGCTATGACGCTGGAACTACTTGTAGTGGGCAAATTTGGTATTTGCATAGGCAATGAACTTGCCGTGGTTGGTGGGGGGTTAAATGTTGGTGTACTTGTGCTGTGTGCAGGGGGTGCTGTGGCGCAGGAGCTACTTGTACTTGGTTCAGCATGCGTCGTGTTTGCGTCGCTTGCAGTGACATTTAATTGATTGGTAGAGCTTTTTTGGTCCTCCATCAATCTTCTATATCTTCTTGAAAGTTTAGTCATTATCTCCGTATGTGTAACTCTGCATTTAATAATATCTAAGGATTCCTGAGTGAGTTCACCAGGCGTCAATGCGGGTAAATATAGTCTCAACCATCTCTTTATCACATTGTCTACTTCATCCGGATCTTCGGCCTTATCACACAATTCGATTTCAGCTGCGTATTCCTCCTCAGAAAGAATCGGTAGCAGGTGGTCCAtactttttaactttattttatttactttgtgAAAAAGCAGTTGTTCTGAAATTCACAGTGAGCAGAGTTCAGAAAAATAAGCTCAGAGAGTGGTCCACAGGTAGATTGTTGTACGTGACGACGTGGTGTATCAGTTATCCACCTCAAGCGCtgcagaaataaagaaaatagtaaatttgttgttgtggctcCGACAATCTTAAATTTGAAGGTTGCTACATTGAAATGTCTTTTGTATATCCTGTAGCTTTTATCCTGTGACACACCCATGACATTTAATACAGGATTCTGTATTGAAATTACTCTCCGCCTCTCTTTTTGAGTAATTGTGAAGTTATCCCATCCTTCCATTGAcaaagaacaataaaaaaagacGGCACTTAACTAGTTATTCCTTCAGCGAAGTACAATGTTACGGACACacctacttatgtacatatttcgttgacatattcaaatattatgagcataacaataatattgtatTCTTCGCATTAAATCAAGATAAGGAATTATAGCAACTGCATAACCCTAGCATTACGTCGAAAATTGAGGCGTTTTTCGAGAGTTTTGTTGTTTAATGACCTTGTTGACAAGAGGTGGTGCTTAAGTTCATAGAAATTGCATTTAATCCACAGtattgtgtatatttatgtatatatttatgtaaacctTTTCCTACAACACATATGAGTAAGGATTACGGCATGACCAGTGCTTAAAGGAGATCTTTAAAACCCTTTTATGTGAGAatgatattttcatttcaaaagggTGTGTCCTAAAACACTGAAATGGGAAGAATCCTACAGAatatactaaaataatatttataataatatcaattTCTAGTAACTATCCTACAATAAACTGTTGATGGGACAGTTTATTTGTCAGCAGACAGCTACCTGACACAAGAGACCTACGACTCATAATCATACAACACATAATCCTTgctacatatttgcatatgtgaGAATGACATTGCTGGATGCTTTAGTACTGCCACCACTGTCAGTCAAATGAACAGTAAAATGACTGTCAATGTATAGAGTTTTtctaaaagtaaattttgtgtACACCAAAAGGAGATAGCACACATAAGAGTTTGGAGAAGTTGTCAAATATCTATATCTTGCCATAAATCAAAACTGTTACATGATTCtataaaaaaacgaattgaGCTTTGTattacaaatatgaaaacattttttgaaagagaggatttttcaactaaaatatACGTAAGTTataaaagtttcaaataaaaatacattgtttgcaaattttcgtTGTTATTTAAGCATTTTTGAATTCTGAAGTATCCATGAATCCAAAAAAGTTGCAGGCAACGATTAGGAAAGTTTGTTCATAATTAATTCCATATATTGTTGCAatccttttttaaatacattttacatgttactttaattaaaacttataaatttattaaaaaataaaacttttttttgcgtgATAGATTTATAGTCATAACTGACAAGCTTGGTAGCTTTTCAGTCATTATGTACAAATTTCAGCATTGATGGATTTATGGTCAGCAGTGACTCAGAAAAATGCATGTGTATCAGCagaatgtttgaaaattaaaaaaaaaaacgattttttgttttttgtgatgaagaattttttctattacaacttattttttaagcaattaaaTGGCAAAAATTGACCGAAAAATGAGATTTTTCGTTTAATGTGACAACATGAGATTTCTATATGTACTAATggcatatttttggttttttattttaagatgaACCAATAATAAGTTATGCTGTCCACGACGATATCATTTTTTTTCTGAGATGCTCAGGGAGATGAGGTCTCAACGGctgaattttcaatatttttatatcaaaatttcaggAAACATTGTTCAAATATGTTGCTTTGATATGCCATAttgtattttagaaatatatgtatgattctttatattaaaaaaaaaaaaattgtaaaaataccTCTTTTTTGTAACTCTGAAACCCACATAACCCCTAaagaaaattatggaaattttgtTCTGCGCGTTAGTAAAACTTTTTCAGTTGTGTCTGTCAAATTGCTGGTCAGATTACTTACACTGTTCTTGTAGGGGAAGGCCTAGGTAGAGCGATATAGTCTATATGAttaacagctgttaaaaaaaatctaatatttttgtaGTATGTGGCTTTATTAAGCTGTCTCGGCGATATGGTATAATTGAAACCAACTGCTAATCTTTGTCTAATTTCATAAAggtatcttttcaaataaaaacgcTTACAAGGTCTTGAAGTGTAacagtaaaaaagaaaagatatttACTTTGTTCGGCTCCAGCTgagcatttattttattccttttattaaatcacattttaaagaattacacataatataattatagagtaagaaaattaaacataaatttataaaatactacATTAATATAGTATACTTAGATCATACTTCTTTCATGTATATAATgataatacataatatataataatatcaatcgagctcttaacaaatttttcttaaaattattttctttttttcttaacttttcttCGTACTcacaaactttttattaaaatatgtattcaaatcattaataatatattttaaaaatatacagcaGACAGCATAAATTACATAGAATACTCTTACAAATACTACAATAAACATAAATCATATATAACTCACATATCGGAATATGGAACCTAATCCTGCTCAGACTTATCCTGCTTGAAAGTAATTATCCTCCTCTGTTCGTTATTCTTCTTCGTTTTCCTTACCCTTTCTCATTTTTgtaataacttaaattttaaaatcactaattataaataatataattatcgGGTAAGTAAatgttacataaatatataaaataccatatataaaatatcatatCAAGAGACAAATCTTATATAACTCACAAGTCATAATATATAAATCAAGCGTACAACTAATTTTCGCTAATAGTATTCTCTACATGCTTCCCCCTCATTTTGCTTTGTTTATTACTTCATTAATTATAAATAGTAtaattataacttaaaaatttaacttagatatataaattatatataaactgTAGCAATATACTTCTTACATCATATTCTTcctcatttaataaaaatattaaagcagcAATCAATTTCACAACTAAATTTCTTTGAAAgtaatttttcttcttaatttccTGCTTCTTCTTCATTTCTTCTAATTTTGCGATTCAGAAATCTTACTGAGTCGTCTAAGTGTCTTTGCGCTATCCGCGCATTTTGTGGTAATTGTGCAGCGAACGTCATGTTCGGTGAAATTTGTGCGCGATGTAATACAATGTATGACATCCGCAACCTTGTTCGGATTCAATAGACCTTTAGGAGGACGTCCACGTTTCCTAATTGCTGACGGGGGCTTGCCGGTGAGTGTATTTTTCGCCAGAACCTCTTCCGAGAATACCAAACAGAGCAAGTTGCGTGTGGCCGTGCCCGGCGAACTGAATGATAAGGTATTGAAGTCTGTAGTTAGTACTATTGTACCATTCGGACCGATCACAGTATAGCCAATATTGTTGGTAGCTTGGGGCAAGGCTGGAACTCGCATGGGTGTTGAAGTTGTTGCCTGCATTGAGGAGGTAAATTTTGGTAAACGCGCATGGggagaacgattatttttcGTGATAACACTACTTCTGGTAGTAACGCTATCATAAATAATGCGACGCGACACCATTTTCTTGCTGTTTGACCAACGTGTGGGTGTTGTTGGGAAAGTTGGATTACTTGCAATTGGCCTAATTGGGCTGATTGGGCTAATTGGTCCAGCACTGCTTGACACGCGAGGCCTAGTAGGGTTGCTTGATGATGCTGCACTGCTTGACACGCGAGGCGGTGTTGTGGAAGCGAGACTGCTTGGAGAAGCCGAATAACCGCTGTCGGTTGTTGAAGATACATCATCATTATCAAAGTTTGTTTCCGGGTGCAAGAGCTCATACTGATTTAAAACAGCAGCCATTCTCTCCGCTACCTCATATTTTGCTATAATAGCCGCCTGAACTGCTGCGTTGAGTTTTCCAAGCTCTAACTTCGGATAATCCTCCAACCATCTGTTTATCAATCCTCTCATTTGTCTGGGATCCTTGATATTTCGAATCATCTCGTTTTCAGCTGCTATTTGAGCCTTAGTTATAGTAGGAACCATGATTTTATATTAGTATTTTCTTGGTATCTATTGAGTTCTCTCTGTGGTGTATTTGTTGTCAATCTCTCATggatatgaaattttataagtCGTACTAAAGGTGAGTAAAATACTGTTGTGCCGTGCAGGTAATCGTTAATTCGCCTCCAGCGCTGTAATTCCAAAGAAAATTGTGTATTAATTGTTTGACCTTGAAACCAATGTGTTCGTATCGGTTTGTTGTATTGAGAAATGTCTTTAGTTGTAAAATACTTTGTTACATTTAATACTTATAAAGCTTCGCCATTCAGGAGTTCGTAAAATTGATCGAACAATAGCAAAAGGAAtagtcaatttttgtttttgttatttagatAATTGCTTAGCTCAGTTTTCGAAAAAGAATGATTGATTGATGATTGCTCGATCTCCAATTATAGAATCGGGTTTACAGTAATTTTTGGGTATTAAATCTACCTAGGCAATAGCTTACTTCTCTATCGTGTGTTGTTGTTCAACTATAAGATTTATGGCTTTTGCGTTTTCTTATAGAAATCAAATTTCGAAATCTCGAAAACTCTCCAGCTTTTGAGCTGAGCTACCTCCAATAACGCTTCATTAACTTTTACTTCGATAAAGCTAACTTCAACAGAAGCTAACGTCAGCTTACTagaaatttactaattttacaattttaattggaaaataccataagaaaaataaaagaagttgaTTTCTTTACCTTTATCTTTACCTTTATCTATATCTttgtctttatctttatctttatctttatctttatctttatctttatctttatctttatctttatctttatctttatctttatctttatctttatctttatctttatctttatctttatctttatctttatctttatctttatctttatctttatctttatctttatctttatctttatctttatctttatctttatctttatctttatctttatcttataTCGATATCTTTGTCTTGGTCTTTATCTCAAACTCTATCTTTGACAAACGAAACCTATAAATTTTTTGTCGGGCTTACAATGACGTCTTTTGCATAATTTATGTAAGgatttaaagaaatttactATAAAGCAGAGCACGAAAatcgtttttgtttaaaatatataattatagagTATAAAGTGTTTACatgcaataaattttcattataaataatgTTACAACTTAAAAATTAGAAGGGAGTTTGTCATGTGATCATTTCTCTTCATTCTTCGTTTCGATCAATCGGTCGTGGTGCCTTATTGAGGTGCCTATACTTCTTTCCGACATCCGAACATTTAGTGGTGATTACGTTCCGGACTGTAAGTTTGGACGTATCTATGCGGGACAAAACACAATATTCGATGTCCGCAACCTTTTCCGGATTCAATGGAATCTTAGGAGGACGTTCACGGCCCACAAATGCTGGTGATGGCTTGCCGCTAAGTGTACTTTTCGCTAGGATCTCTTCCGTGAAAACCAAACATAGCAACTTACGTGTGGTAATACCTGCTGCCGTAAAAGAtagttctttaaattttttgctggGTACTCTTGTACCATTCGGACCGATCACTGTGTAGATATCGCCGTTGGCAATAGTGGGCAAGCCGGTCCTTCTTCGTATAGGCACTGTTATGCC
It includes:
- the LOC126756907 gene encoding uncharacterized protein LOC126756907 isoform X2; the encoded protein is MDHLLPILSEEEYAAEIELCDKAEDPDEVDNVIKRWLRLYLPALTPGELTQESLDIIKCRVTHTEIMTKLSRRYRRLMEDQKSSTNQLNVTASDANTTHAEPSTSSSCATAPPAHSTSTPTFNPPPTTASSLPMQIPNLPTTSSSSVIAPPAHSTGTPTFNPPPTAASSLPMRIPNLPTTSSSSVIAPPAHSTGAPTFNPPPPVTSSLPMQIPNLPPTDDCEYTVIGPNGTTVSTRVFQDISFKEPTVATRSLLCLVFTEEVLARNTLSGKPSPAFKGRERPLKGQLDPDKVSDVIHCITSRTDFTEKNVRTVITAKCSDSTKKIKKLKRKQE
- the LOC126756907 gene encoding uncharacterized protein LOC126756907 isoform X3, which produces MDHLLPILSEEEYAAEIELCDKAEDPDEVDNVIKRWLRLYLPALTPGELTQESLDIIKCRVTHTEIMTKLSRRYRRLMEDQKSSTNQLNVTASDANTTHAEPSTSSSCATAPPAHSTSTPTFNPPPTTASSLPMQIPNLPTTSSSSVIAPPAHSTGAPTFNPPPPVTSSLPMQIPNLPPTDDCEYTVIGPNGTTVSTRVFQDISFKEPTVATRSLLCLVFTEEVLARNTLSGKPSPAFKGRERPLKGQLDPDKVSDVIHCITSRTDFTEKNVRTVITAKCSDSTKKIKKLKRKQE
- the LOC126756907 gene encoding uncharacterized protein LOC126756907 isoform X1; translation: MDHLLPILSEEEYAAEIELCDKAEDPDEVDNVIKRWLRLYLPALTPGELTQESLDIIKCRVTHTEIMTKLSRRYRRLMEDQKSSTNQLNVTASDANTTHAEPSTSSSCATAPPAHSTSTPTFNPPPTTASSLPMQIPNLPTTSSSSVIAPPAHSTGTPTFNPPPTAASSLPMRIPNLPTTSSSSVIAPPAHSTGTPTFNPPPPVASSLPMRIPNLPTTSSSSVTAPPAHSTGAPTFNPPPPVTSSLPMQIPNLPPTDDCEYTVIGPNGTTVSTRVFQDISFKEPTVATRSLLCLVFTEEVLARNTLSGKPSPAFKGRERPLKGQLDPDKVSDVIHCITSRTDFTEKNVRTVITAKCSDSTKKIKKLKRKQE